The Tripterygium wilfordii isolate XIE 37 chromosome 4, ASM1340144v1, whole genome shotgun sequence genome has a window encoding:
- the LOC119997841 gene encoding PHD finger protein MALE STERILITY 1 codes for MSHLEETSCKRRKRGGERVYRFKTFGECGYPAEFDGSFKDNVKALLEFGHSERNLCSGMQSWSFQLEVHRHPPFHVLLLVVEEPTEASLNHHCKHCQYIGWGDNLICNKKYHFVLPSKDTVTACFNCERGCDGVTSTLMKGKSNIVELQGHIMHGVFHSNGFGHLLCVNGVEMGSELAGHQVMKFWDRLCTGLRAREVSLKDMSNKRSIELRLLHGVAYGRSWFGRWGYKFGRGCYGVTQPMYQKAIETIQTMPLSLLAHNYLTNYSDNGIGIPTIFSRYQASSEHSVATLGDLFQFMLDLKSRLPKENSVDSFNAGIFAETNCRWSLKRVEMATRVIVEALKRAEFKWIPRQEVRDAARAYIGDTGLLDFVLKSLGNHIVGNHLVRRSLNPVTKVLEYCLEDISTVCPSQDVLLVNNNSNLKGMHQITKSQLMKDLLYLYRSILKDQKPGQSRGIISAIQVAATIVLDSKYLVKEYCGDMPLRIELGLEGKLKLYCTVMLRSNEDGTHKAMPPFECITLKNNATFDELRLEVENNFRELYWGLRSFVVESIMNLNARGRDLVFGVVEVGRKIIFQGSNRDREIMINEAIYEGGLSNSIVDCLCGAKEDDGERMISCDICEVWQHTRCANIPNDEHIPHMFLCNRCEHKIILSPALP; via the exons ATGTCACATTTGGAAGAAACTAGTTGCAAAAGGAGGAAGAGAGGTGGTGAGCGGGTGTATAGGTTCAAAACATTTGGTGAATGTGGTTACCCAGCTGAGTTTGATGGGTCATTTAAGGACAATGTTAAGGCACTCCTTGAATTTGGGCATTCTGAGAGAAATCTATGCAGTGGAATGCAGAGCTGGTCGTTTCAACTCGAAGTCCATCGCCACCCTCCTTTCCATGTTCTGCTATTGGTCGTCGAAGAACCAACAGAAGCATCGCTCAACCACCACTGCAAACACTGCCAATACATCG GCTGGGGTGACAATCTGATTTGCAACAAGAAGTATCACTTTGTGTTGCCTTCTAAGGACACAGTGACTGCTTGTTTCAACTGCGAGAGAGGGTGTGATGGAGTTACAAGTACACTAATGAAGGGTAAATCCAACATAGTGGAATTGCAGGGTCATATCATGCATGGTGTTTTTCATTCTAATGGTTTTGGCCATTTGTTGTGTGTCAATGGTGTTGAAATGGGCTCTGAACTGGCTGGACATCAGGTCATGAAGTTCTGGGATCGCTTGTGCACTGGATTGCGAGCACG GGAGGTGAGCTTGAAAGACATGTCAAACAAGagaagcatagaattgaggctcCTCCATGGTGTTGCATATGGTCGGTCATGGTTTGGTCGCTGGGGATACAAATTTGGTCGCGGATGCTACGGAGTGACTCAACCGATGTACCAAAAAGCCATAGAAACTATACAAACCATGCCCTTGTCTTTGCTTGCACATAATTATCTTACCAATTATTCCGACAATGGCATTGGCATACCAACCATATTCTCAAGGTACCAAGCATCCTCAGAACATTCTGTGGCAACACTTGGTGACTTATTCCAGTTCATGTTAGATCTCAAATCCCGCCTTCCCAAGGAAAACAGTGTTGATTCCTTCAATGCAGGAATCTTCGCAGAAACTAATTGTAGGTGGTCTCTAAAGAGAGTTGAAATGGCAACTAGAGTGATCGTTGAAGCATTAAAAAGAGCTGAATTCAAATGGATTCCAAGGCAGGAGGTTCGCGATGCTGCTCGTGCTTATATTGGAGACACAGGTTTACTAGATTTTGTGCTAAAATCACTCGGAAATCACATAGTTGGGAATCACTTGGTTCGCCGCAGCTTGAATCCAGTGACCAAGGTTTTAGAATATTGTTTGGAAGACATATCCACTGTATGTCCTAGCCAAGATGTTTTGCTAGTGAACAACAACTCAAACTTGAAGGGTATGCATCAAATCACAAAGTCTCAGCTGATGAAGGATCTCCTTTACTTGTACAGGTCCATTCTCAAGGACCAAAAGCCAGGACAGAGCAGAGGGATTATCAGTGCAATACAAGTCGCTGCAACGATAGTTCTGGACTCAAAGTACCTTGTCAAAGAATATTGTGGAGATATGCCTTTGAGAATTGAATTAGGCCTTGAAGGGAAACTAAAGCTATACTGCACTGTGATGCTCAGAAGTAATGAAGATGGAACTCACAAGGCAATGCCACCATTTGAATGCATCACATTGAAAAACAATGCGACATTCGATGAGCTGAGGCTGGAAGTTGAGAACAACTTCAGGGAGTTGTACTGGGGATTGAGAAGCTTTGTGGTCGAATCCATAATGAACCTGAATGCCAGGGGAAGGGATTTAGTTTTTGGAGTCGTGGAAGTTGGTCGAAAAATCATCTTCCAGGGCAGCAACAGAGATAGAGAGATTATGATCAATGAAGCAATTTACGAAGGTGGGTTAAGTAATAGTATTGTGGATTGTCTTTGTGGAGCTAAAGAGGATGATGGCGAGCGAATGATCTCGTGTGATATCTGCGAGGTTTGGCAGCACACACGATGTGCTAATATCCCGAATGATGAGCACATTCCTCATATGTTTCTCTGCAACAGATGTGAGCACAAGATCATACTCTCACCTGCTCTACCATGA